Proteins from one Topomyia yanbarensis strain Yona2022 unplaced genomic scaffold, ASM3024719v1 HiC_scaffold_65, whole genome shotgun sequence genomic window:
- the LOC131696050 gene encoding uncharacterized protein LOC131696050 translates to MKSLLIIGLGMCLVAVTFAAPTSILQTILSDITTGVSNVLSFLQNEITTLTSTINSLLSQITAALSGGISNANTPLSTGLANARTALQNALAALTSIVGNGLTQFSTGLTTTLNTRTSQLLTALGYLNGNLTQVLVAGNSASLDLIYKLGNATANLNAATANVASHVNSLLGNLLNTLFG, encoded by the exons ATGAAATCCTTGTTGATCATCGGACTTGGCATGTGCCTGGTGGCT GTAACTTTCGCAGCTCCAACTTCCATTCTACAGACCATACTTTCGGACATTACCACAGGCGTCAGTAATGTTCTGAGCTTTCTACAAAACGAAATAACTACTCTAACTAGCACAATCAACAGTTTGCTCAGTCAAATTACCGCCGCTCTTTCCGGTGGAATCTCGAACGCCAACACACCATTGTCCACAGGATTAGCTAATGCCCGTACTGCCCTTCAAAACGCTTTGGCTGCTCTGACCAGCATTGTTGGCAAtggattgactcaattctcTACCGGTTTGACCACAACGCTGAACACTCGAACCTCTCAGCTATTGACAGCCCTTGGTTACTTGAACGGTAATCTCACGCAAGTTCTGGTTGCTGGAAATAGCGCTTCATTGGATCTGATTTACAAACTGGGCAATGCTACTGCAAATCTGAACGCGGCGACAGCTAACGTGGCCTCGCATGTTAACTCCTTGCTCGGCAATTTGCTGAACACGCTGTTTGGTTAA